One region of Flavobacteriales bacterium genomic DNA includes:
- a CDS encoding lamin tail domain-containing protein yields MKKYLLITFCPFYLFAQLNDDFQNLDNWTGDTYKFEIDSLGQLHLSAQALTDKAIIWRNSKALINGLWQIDVTMDFNPSSTNYTQIHLSSDSVANGYFIKLGGANDEVNLYKRQDSQSIKLIDGSDDLLDLDSVALSLLVERDSLGLWQLSIKRISDNDFLFQGQCFDDSYLTSQQFGIECVYTKTRSDKFYFDNLRVEGYSFVDTFLYPQANDIVINEVLFNPIDGDNDFVEIINRSDKTLCLKNLQLGNYYANAPANFKSITDSYNFLKPQEILVLCLSKETLLHYHPLALEYRIIELESMPSYNNDMGAVVLSLDSTIIDEFHYDEGMHFDLLTDVEGVSLERISTEINSINNWHSAAEQDGFSTPTLVNSQAQLLLTPQEIMTLSPAIISPNNDGVNDLLSIQLQFNTSGYRGRILIFNPQGFLIKTLVNNALFGTSDIFFWDGTTDRNEVAKAGLYIVWLEATHPQYSSVLEKQTTVVGRE; encoded by the coding sequence CAAAACTTAGACAATTGGACAGGTGACACTTACAAGTTTGAAATAGATAGTTTAGGGCAATTGCACCTTTCGGCACAAGCACTTACAGATAAAGCCATTATTTGGCGTAACTCTAAGGCTTTAATTAATGGACTTTGGCAAATAGACGTGACCATGGACTTTAACCCCTCTTCTACTAACTATACTCAGATTCATTTGTCTTCAGACTCTGTGGCTAATGGTTACTTTATAAAGTTAGGGGGCGCAAATGATGAGGTAAATCTATATAAACGTCAAGACAGTCAAAGCATAAAATTAATAGACGGTTCGGACGACTTATTAGATTTAGATAGCGTAGCACTGAGTTTATTGGTTGAAAGAGACAGTTTAGGACTATGGCAATTAAGCATTAAGCGAATATCCGATAATGATTTTTTATTTCAAGGTCAATGTTTTGATGATAGCTATTTGACAAGTCAGCAGTTTGGAATTGAATGCGTTTATACAAAAACACGTTCAGACAAATTTTACTTTGACAATTTGAGGGTAGAAGGTTATTCTTTTGTAGATACATTTTTGTATCCCCAAGCCAACGATATAGTCATAAATGAAGTCTTGTTCAATCCCATTGATGGGGATAACGATTTTGTAGAAATAATTAACCGTAGCGACAAGACCTTATGCCTTAAAAACTTACAATTGGGCAACTATTATGCCAATGCTCCAGCCAATTTTAAAAGCATTACGGACTCATACAACTTTTTAAAACCTCAAGAAATATTAGTCTTGTGTCTATCTAAAGAAACGCTATTACATTACCACCCCCTAGCTTTAGAATACAGAATCATAGAATTAGAATCTATGCCCTCTTACAATAACGATATGGGGGCGGTTGTATTGAGTTTAGATAGTACCATTATCGATGAGTTTCATTACGATGAAGGAATGCATTTTGATTTATTAACGGACGTTGAAGGGGTATCTTTAGAGCGTATTAGTACTGAAATAAATAGTATTAACAATTGGCATTCGGCTGCCGAACAGGACGGCTTTTCAACCCCTACACTAGTTAATTCCCAAGCCCAACTATTGCTAACACCTCAAGAGATAATGACTCTAAGCCCAGCTATTATAAGCCCTAACAATGATGGGGTGAATGACTTGCTGAGTATTCAATTACAATTCAATACTAGTGGCTATCGAGGGCGGATACTTATTTTTAACCCCCAAGGATTTCTTATTAAAACTCTAGTAAATAATGCACTTTTTGGCACAAGTGACATCTTTTTTTGGGACGGCACAACGGATAGAAATGAAGTTGCCAAAGCGGGATTATATATCGTCTGGCTAGAGGCAACGCACCCTCAATATTCTTCTGTTCTAGAAAAGCAAACTACTGTTGTTGGCCGAGAGTAA